The following proteins are co-located in the Candidatus Margulisiibacteriota bacterium genome:
- a CDS encoding TIGR00725 family protein: MKETAKHTRKSIKKLFISVIGESQASKKNYEAAEKVGELLAKHGAVVFCGGTTGVMEAVCKGAKRGGGLTIGILPGSKRSHANKYVDIPIPTGVGYARNKYVVKCGHAVIAIGGSYGTLCEIGFALGYEIPVIGLNTWLFEKKGHRKAPILYVKTPERAVAMAIRQARKHK; the protein is encoded by the coding sequence ATGAAAGAAACGGCAAAACATACCCGCAAAAGCATCAAAAAACTCTTTATTTCCGTCATCGGCGAGAGCCAGGCTTCAAAAAAGAATTATGAGGCTGCCGAAAAAGTGGGGGAGCTTCTTGCCAAGCACGGGGCCGTCGTCTTTTGCGGCGGGACCACCGGGGTGATGGAGGCCGTCTGCAAAGGCGCAAAAAGGGGCGGAGGCCTTACCATAGGGATACTTCCAGGAAGCAAAAGGTCTCATGCCAATAAATATGTCGATATACCTATCCCGACCGGGGTAGGATACGCAAGGAACAAGTACGTGGTAAAATGCGGCCACGCGGTCATTGCAATAGGAGGAAGCTACGGCACCCTTTGCGAAATAGGCTTTGCCCTGGGATATGAGATCCCGGTCATTGGACTTAACACCTGGCTGTTCGAAAAAAAAGGCCACAGGAAAGCTCCTATCTTATATGTGAAGACCCCGGAGCGGGCGGTTGCCATGGCCATCAGGCAGGCGCGCAAGCACAAATGA
- a CDS encoding glycogen/starch synthase: MTRVLFVCAESPLYKTGGMGIAAGELAFSLKNRGHDVRFCTPYYSKIAQKSALNIERNARFSVDAPIFGINRWADVIEHTDTSGLDFYFIDYNSYFGRPGVYGDGHQDYFNNMERFGFFCKAALEIPRKVDWHPDIIHCHDWSSALLPVMLKTAFSHYPDYGSIKTVLTMHNASMHGPEEDPEILRTLGLPEWLFDQSRPGEGLEYFQRVNALVGGLRFADGVSTVSPNYASEIVSDYPDPNLPNREAFQMFLMAISRTKPFAGILNGHDYENKSLLTNPHLSSYVESDGDPSDLTVHLRSKHLAKEIALKEFGLDRDPGRPLIGVIGRIDPSQKGFDLVADALSELAGNGMSFVLTGTGDKALEQKFSRLQGSFPKSFHFVNRFDYRATSLILGGSDFIYVPSRWEPCGLVQMEALAHLAIPIVRQTGGLADTIIDIDTDDQRGNGFTFADYSPQALIDATMRAVAAYRDPERRTELLQRALNTRFLWDDSARQYEDLYQEVLR; this comes from the coding sequence ATGACAAGAGTACTTTTTGTTTGCGCCGAAAGCCCCCTGTACAAGACCGGGGGAATGGGCATTGCCGCTGGGGAACTTGCTTTTTCACTAAAGAACAGGGGCCATGATGTAAGGTTTTGCACGCCATATTACAGCAAGATAGCCCAGAAGTCTGCTCTTAACATAGAACGCAATGCTAGGTTCTCTGTTGATGCGCCGATATTCGGCATCAATAGATGGGCAGATGTTATAGAACATACCGATACTTCGGGCCTTGACTTCTACTTTATAGACTACAACAGTTACTTCGGCAGGCCGGGGGTGTACGGCGACGGGCATCAGGACTATTTTAACAACATGGAAAGGTTCGGCTTCTTTTGCAAAGCCGCTCTGGAGATCCCCAGGAAAGTGGACTGGCATCCGGACATCATCCACTGTCACGACTGGTCTTCTGCTCTGCTTCCCGTTATGCTAAAAACCGCTTTTTCGCATTATCCCGATTACGGCTCGATAAAAACGGTCTTGACCATGCACAACGCCAGCATGCACGGCCCTGAGGAAGACCCCGAGATCCTCCGGACCCTTGGACTGCCCGAATGGCTGTTCGACCAAAGCAGGCCCGGTGAAGGACTGGAATATTTTCAGCGTGTTAATGCTCTTGTCGGAGGACTGCGTTTTGCGGACGGAGTAAGCACCGTAAGCCCCAATTATGCAAGCGAAATAGTTTCTGATTATCCTGACCCCAACCTTCCGAACAGGGAAGCGTTCCAAATGTTCCTTATGGCTATTTCCCGAACAAAGCCTTTTGCCGGCATCCTTAACGGCCATGATTACGAGAACAAATCGCTTTTGACCAATCCGCATCTGTCTTCTTATGTAGAATCCGACGGAGACCCTTCGGACTTAACGGTCCACTTACGAAGCAAGCATTTAGCAAAGGAAATAGCTCTTAAGGAGTTCGGGCTCGACAGAGATCCCGGCAGGCCGCTGATAGGGGTCATAGGCAGGATAGACCCGTCCCAAAAAGGTTTTGACCTGGTTGCGGATGCACTTTCGGAACTGGCGGGCAACGGGATGAGTTTTGTGCTTACCGGCACAGGGGACAAAGCTCTCGAGCAAAAGTTTTCTCGTCTGCAGGGATCATTTCCAAAGTCCTTTCATTTTGTGAACCGGTTCGACTACAGGGCAACCAGCTTAATATTGGGAGGATCTGACTTCATATATGTTCCTTCAAGATGGGAGCCCTGCGGGCTTGTCCAGATGGAAGCCCTTGCCCATCTTGCCATACCGATAGTTCGCCAGACGGGCGGGCTGGCAGATACCATCATCGACATAGACACAGACGACCAAAGAGGTAATGGCTTTACATTTGCTGACTACAGCCCGCAGGCCCTGATCGATGCAACTATGAGAGCCGTAGCAGCTTACAGAGATCCCGAGCGCAGGACAGAACTGCTTCAAAGGGCGCTAAACACACGGTTTTTGTGGGACGATTCCGCAAGGCAGTACGAGGATTTATATCAGGAAGTGCTGAGATAA
- a CDS encoding PHP domain-containing protein has product MRVKWDPGWNKFGIDKALGGKFAGKVDLHIHSSFSGDASRYATPAMICRTAGYYGFSAISITDHSSVSCIPRLLQEAKRHSVAVITGIELTCTANPIGRIDILGYGLDHEDPYLREMLLTTREDLLNRTCHLAQRINKTLRETAVTPDDLAKIEALSENGVCAGQEGVLAKLLHSRGYFPCSDADRPYTRALEFTELIGSEMPIRLAPAEVSINILKSAGGLVFWAHPYRSSEKAGIGKDGSIKQAIQQVLSNSAYEFDGIEAVHKNHSPEVAAYLFKLATDLGLLFSGGSDTHWNNLKNVLGLLPETALSFQPWMDELVRR; this is encoded by the coding sequence ATGAGAGTCAAATGGGACCCTGGCTGGAATAAGTTCGGGATAGACAAAGCGTTGGGCGGAAAGTTCGCCGGAAAAGTTGACCTGCATATCCATTCGAGTTTTTCCGGGGATGCCAGCAGATATGCAACGCCTGCAATGATCTGCCGTACCGCAGGATATTACGGGTTTTCCGCCATATCGATCACAGACCACTCTTCTGTATCATGTATTCCCAGACTCTTACAAGAAGCCAAAAGGCACTCTGTTGCTGTTATAACAGGCATAGAGCTCACCTGTACAGCAAATCCCATCGGCAGGATAGATATTCTGGGCTATGGTTTAGACCATGAAGACCCTTACTTAAGAGAAATGCTGCTGACAACAAGAGAAGACCTGCTGAACAGGACCTGCCATTTGGCTCAACGCATCAACAAAACACTTCGAGAGACAGCGGTAACTCCAGATGACCTTGCTAAAATAGAGGCTTTATCAGAAAATGGAGTTTGCGCCGGGCAAGAAGGCGTCCTGGCCAAGCTTCTCCACTCCAGAGGGTACTTCCCATGCAGCGACGCTGACAGACCTTACACAAGAGCGCTTGAATTCACGGAGCTTATTGGATCAGAGATGCCGATCAGACTAGCACCCGCTGAAGTATCAATTAACATACTAAAAAGTGCCGGAGGCCTTGTATTCTGGGCACACCCCTACAGAAGCTCAGAAAAAGCCGGGATCGGAAAGGATGGCAGCATAAAACAGGCTATTCAACAAGTATTGAGCAATAGCGCATATGAATTTGACGGGATAGAAGCCGTTCATAAAAACCACAGTCCGGAAGTGGCCGCTTATCTCTTTAAGCTGGCAACTGATCTTGGCCTGTTGTTTAGCGGAGGCTCAGATACTCACTGGAACAATCTAAAGAATGTGCTCGGATTGCTACCGGAAACAGCATTGTCTTTTCAACCCTGGATGGATGAACTGGTAAGGAGGTAA
- a CDS encoding endonuclease domain-containing protein produces the protein MKEIKKKFARYLRKAETIAERIAWSHLKNRRFNGLKFRRQHVAEGFIPDFLCKEIKLILELDGSFHDNRKEYDLERQSILRSKGYRVVRMRNNEVSRYRKIFHNRLQKKIELLSQDSSPSGRGAQL, from the coding sequence ATGAAGGAAATCAAAAAGAAATTCGCAAGATATTTAAGGAAAGCCGAGACGATTGCGGAAAGAATAGCATGGTCCCATCTAAAAAACAGAAGATTTAACGGCTTAAAATTTCGAAGGCAGCATGTTGCAGAAGGTTTTATCCCGGACTTCTTATGCAAAGAAATAAAACTGATTCTTGAGCTGGATGGTTCATTTCATGACAATAGAAAAGAATATGATCTCGAAAGACAGTCTATCTTAAGGTCCAAAGGTTATCGTGTTGTTCGAATGCGAAATAATGAAGTCAGCAGATACAGAAAAATATTTCACAATAGACTTCAAAAAAAGATCGAGCTGCTAAGCCAGGATTCCTCTCCCTCTGGGAGAGGGGCACAGCTATAG
- a CDS encoding radical SAM protein → MPNFNVLSDVMRNPRRMLNHSGLLRTKIEIGKRLDIFTMPGTVPSASTMKNLDRLHLLKIGQAEALDTLSFLASRASPALSQKEAISLMVTAYSCGLVELHLTDRCNCRCPGCYYGNFKSDVFPFDGLDHVGEMQPKAITLVGGGEPTVYRSDEKTLADAMTRLSGLSPGVQFGLITNGVALPPQEEQVLGQLTWTRLSIDASTQGTYERIKGAGRHSLDATLNNLRSYLDSPIPYVGAGFLFSSLNISEAVDFLKLIYGIVIEKPGRIDKTNVQYRAMRPSTQDFEAISAGTAFFEYAITEDQLAAAKEQYSELMSNSSPSFREFAETNSNFGSVLKGNTTYTGADFDFCAFPLLYRLVRPSGLIYPCFVSIDLDRQENIMGNILTDDDYRITVGLLSYLYASKIISYCSKDGCRLSRNCHIADDAVRTGNFERPEGPARESYFF, encoded by the coding sequence ATGCCAAATTTTAATGTTTTAAGCGATGTGATGCGGAACCCGAGGAGAATGCTTAATCACTCTGGTTTACTAAGGACAAAAATCGAGATCGGGAAACGCCTGGACATTTTTACCATGCCGGGAACTGTCCCCTCCGCTTCCACAATGAAAAACCTGGACAGGCTGCATCTATTAAAAATCGGACAGGCAGAAGCGCTTGATACTTTGTCTTTTTTGGCAAGCAGAGCATCCCCTGCCTTGTCCCAGAAAGAGGCTATCTCTCTAATGGTCACAGCCTATTCCTGCGGGCTCGTTGAGCTTCACTTAACCGACAGGTGTAACTGTAGATGTCCCGGCTGTTATTACGGCAATTTCAAATCTGATGTATTCCCCTTCGACGGTCTTGACCATGTCGGGGAAATGCAGCCAAAAGCTATCACTCTAGTTGGAGGAGGAGAACCTACAGTATACAGATCAGATGAAAAAACGCTGGCCGATGCCATGACCAGATTAAGCGGTTTGTCGCCGGGAGTCCAGTTTGGCTTGATCACAAATGGAGTCGCGCTTCCCCCACAAGAAGAGCAGGTTCTGGGCCAGCTCACATGGACTCGTCTATCAATTGATGCATCCACCCAAGGAACATACGAAAGGATCAAAGGAGCAGGAAGGCATTCGCTTGACGCCACACTCAATAACCTCCGTTCATATTTGGACAGCCCCATCCCTTATGTTGGAGCGGGCTTTCTTTTTTCTTCACTGAACATTTCGGAAGCAGTGGATTTTTTGAAACTTATTTACGGGATCGTTATCGAGAAACCTGGGCGAATAGATAAGACAAACGTGCAATACAGGGCTATGCGTCCTTCCACACAGGATTTTGAGGCCATCAGCGCTGGAACAGCTTTTTTTGAGTACGCAATAACAGAGGACCAATTGGCGGCCGCTAAGGAACAATACAGTGAACTGATGTCCAATTCATCTCCTTCTTTCAGGGAGTTTGCCGAAACGAACTCAAATTTTGGCTCAGTCCTGAAAGGAAATACAACATATACCGGCGCAGATTTTGATTTTTGCGCATTCCCTCTTTTGTACAGATTGGTCCGCCCCTCCGGATTAATATATCCCTGCTTTGTCAGCATAGACCTCGACAGACAGGAAAATATAATGGGCAATATCCTTACAGATGACGATTATCGAATTACGGTCGGGTTGCTTTCTTATCTATATGCAAGCAAAATAATCAGCTATTGTTCCAAGGACGGCTGCCGGCTTTCGAGAAACTGCCACATTGCGGATGACGCAGTTAGAACAGGGAACTTCGAAAGGCCTGAAGGCCCGGCAAGAGAAAGCTACTTTTTTTGA
- the thiC gene encoding phosphomethylpyrimidine synthase ThiC, with protein sequence MKKDAGVVVCLNPRHKGCKPVKIGRGQSTKVNANIGTSQGFNSLDKELKKLDVCVEAKADAVMDLSTAGDLDRIRSSIIKNSPLIVGTVPIYQAMVEAGSVKDLTAEHIFEAVEKHASDGVDFVTVHCGVNRKIAEIVKKKKRVTGIVSRGGAFLFAWMQYHKKENPLFEQYDRLLSILKKYKVVLSLGDGLRPGSLHDAGDAAQMGELRVLGRLAERARQKGVQVIIEGPGHVPINQIVEQMEMEKKICGGAPFYVLGPLPTDIAAGYDHITSAIGGALAAAAGADFLCYVTPAEHLGLPTVEDVREGIIVSRIAAHIGDIAKRVPGTADRDMEMSKARKKLDWKKQMALSIDPKKFKEMYTSRSPHNRKKVCTMCGKYCAMDVMDRAVRG encoded by the coding sequence ATGAAAAAAGACGCAGGCGTGGTGGTGTGCCTTAATCCCCGGCACAAAGGCTGCAAACCCGTAAAGATCGGCAGGGGGCAGAGTACAAAGGTTAATGCCAATATAGGCACCTCACAGGGTTTTAATTCGCTTGACAAAGAGCTCAAAAAACTGGATGTCTGCGTTGAGGCAAAAGCGGATGCCGTTATGGACCTCAGCACCGCCGGAGATCTGGACAGGATAAGATCTTCGATAATCAAAAATTCCCCTCTTATAGTCGGAACGGTCCCTATCTATCAGGCAATGGTGGAGGCCGGCTCGGTCAAAGACCTTACGGCTGAGCACATATTTGAGGCGGTAGAAAAACATGCCTCTGACGGCGTCGACTTTGTCACTGTACATTGCGGGGTCAACAGAAAGATCGCGGAGATAGTAAAAAAGAAAAAAAGAGTTACCGGCATTGTTAGCAGGGGAGGGGCGTTCTTGTTTGCCTGGATGCAGTATCATAAAAAAGAGAACCCTCTTTTTGAACAGTATGACCGTTTGCTTTCCATATTAAAGAAGTATAAGGTGGTTTTAAGCCTGGGTGACGGACTCCGCCCGGGTTCGCTGCATGATGCCGGAGATGCGGCGCAGATGGGAGAGTTGAGAGTCCTGGGGCGCCTTGCGGAAAGGGCCAGGCAAAAAGGCGTGCAGGTGATCATAGAGGGGCCCGGGCATGTTCCCATAAACCAAATAGTTGAGCAGATGGAAATGGAGAAAAAGATCTGCGGAGGGGCGCCCTTTTATGTGCTGGGGCCTCTTCCCACTGATATTGCCGCAGGCTATGACCACATTACTTCGGCTATCGGAGGGGCCCTTGCTGCCGCAGCCGGCGCTGATTTTTTATGCTATGTTACACCTGCCGAACATCTGGGGCTGCCTACCGTCGAGGATGTAAGAGAAGGTATCATAGTATCAAGAATAGCGGCGCATATTGGTGACATTGCTAAAAGGGTGCCGGGGACCGCTGACCGGGACATGGAAATGTCAAAGGCAAGGAAGAAATTGGACTGGAAAAAGCAAATGGCGCTTTCTATCGATCCAAAGAAGTTCAAAGAGATGTATACTTCACGCTCCCCCCATAACAGGAAGAAGGTTTGTACCATGTGCGGAAAATACTGCGCTATGGATGTGATGGACAGGGCAGTCAGGGGTTAG